The Equus asinus isolate D_3611 breed Donkey chromosome 14, EquAss-T2T_v2, whole genome shotgun sequence genomic sequence AAGGACAGTGATGGACACACAGATGGCAATCAAGAATTTCTTCTGTGGGAAAGGAGGGGGTCAGGGAAACTCactcaggaggggagggagagccaccccgggctggggaggggaggaggaaaggctcACCTTCCGCGCCTTCTTCTGGCTCTCCAGGGTCATCTTGACATGTTCCTGCCCACGTTCCACATAGTCTGCTGAGCTCAGGATGTTCTTCTCAATCCGATTGATCATCTCCCCCTGCTCGGAGGAAGCACCCCAGTTGAGGCTGATAGGGATGACTAGGGGTGGAGGGCTCAGCAGCTCCTCTGtctgcccaccccagccccgaATGACTGAAGGACACTCCCGGCAGAAAACGCTGCACTGACATAGACACAGAGGCAGGACCACAACCGACAAAAGTTCACACTCCTGACGGCAGCTTCCAGGACCCCTTCTATCATGGGGTCCCTTCTGCCCTGCTCCCTTACCTCACACAACCTCTATTTGCAGCGGTGGCTTGGAGCCAAGTACCTTAAATGGCCCATACCTCTTCACAAATCTGTCTGGATTCACCTGTCCTTCTAGGCCTGTCCCCCAGCTGCTGTGAAGCCCTTCCTATCCCTGTCTCCTCATGGCCCTGCCAGCCTTCAGGTCCTGGTACTcctactgaatgaaatcccttcccCATGACTCCCAGCTGCAACAGGGCACTGGCTGCAGCACTAGTTGGGGCAGCTCCTCCAGGATGGGGCTGGAAGCTCCCCTCACCCCATACACCCAGGGCCAGAGGAAGAACACCACCTCCCACTCCAACCTTGCACAGATTTTAGAAGACAGGCCCTCTGGAGCCAACTCTGACCGGAGTACTTAGAGGCATAAACGTGGGTTCTATCGGTGGAggcagagcctgggctggggccaTACCTGGGTGGGCTCAATTTGGAGGGGGGATGCAACATAGAGAGGAGTGGTCATTTGGGTAGCTGTGGAGAGAGACACAATTCTGGGGCATGGCTAAGAATGGAAGTAAGGACCAGCATGCAGGAATAGCCCAGCATGGAGGGAATAAAAGCCTTGGGACAGAGGCTAAGGGTGGAGGTGGGCTGACACTCACAGCTGGGGTTCTGACTGAACATGGTCTCCCATCTGGGGTCTGGGTCAAGCCCAGCCAGCTGTCTGGGGCACCCACCTGCATCTCCACCTCAGTAGCGAGAAAAGTGAAGATCTCATGAAGTTCACGGATACTGCGTTCAAGCTGCTGGATCTCACTGTGCCGGGCTGAGATCTCATTTAGTGCCTGTCGAGTCACTTGTGTATCCTTCAGTATCTGGGGAGTGGAGAGGAGTGGAGGGACAGGTCTTAGGGAAACCAGTAGCAGGTCAGAAGTTCCTGTTGAGCTCTGGGGCAGTCCTCAGGCCTAGAACTGGGGCCAGCGCCCTGAAAAGTAACTCCAGGCATGCTAACTTGttcccttctgggcctcagtatTCCCTCAATCAAAAAGGGCCAGGGCTCAGAGAGGAtgggaggccaggagggaggcTGGCTGTGGCCACTCACATTGGACACAAACACCTCACTCTGCCCACTGTCCAGCATCTGCTCCAGCTCCTCATCAGACACCATTCCAGCATTTGCTGTGAAGGAAAAGGCCAGGCTCAGAGCTGGGTCAGGTCACCTGACCCTGTGGGCGGGGCGCCACAACTCACTGATCTTCAGCTGCCTCCGAATCCGTTCCACATTCTTCTCCCGGTATTCAGACTGCATCGAGTTGCACTTGTTGATGAGCTCCACGAATTGCTGGGACAGGACCCCATGCTAAGGATGGAGAATATAGGCTGGGCACCCCTGGGAGGATCCCTGCTTGGTCTGGGCCTCAGCATCCCCACAGCTACATTGAGCAAATCGCATGAGCTGTCACAGGTGCCTGCCGCCTTAACCACCTTATGATAACCTTGAAAGGCTCCCTCATTTCTCTCAGGGTAAAACCCAAAGCCCTTACCGGGACCTAAAAAGCCCTGTGTGAACTGCTCCTCCTCACACTTCCCCTCTGACCTTACCTCCTCCCActgttccctccttccctccaaccACAGCCAGCTCCTTACTCCTCCCTGAACAAAGCACACCCCCACCTCAGGCCTTTGAACTCACTGCTCCTTCAGCCTAGAATGCTCATGCCCTACAGAGGCCTTTGAGTCTTTGTTCCACTGTTGTCTTCTGAATGAAGTTTTCTTCACCTTATTGAAATTGCAACCTGCCTTCTCTAAGCACTCTCAATCCCTcttctcctgctttttttttttttttaaggaagattagctctgagctaacatctgtgcccatcttccctatttttatgtgggacgcctgccacagcatggcttgataagcagtgcatacgtccacacctgggattcaaactgctgaaccccgagccaccgaagcggagcacacgaacctaaccactctgccaccaggctggcccctctctggcTCTTTTTTCCTTAATACTTACTATGttctaaaataatttacttatttattttggtgattgTCTCTCCCCACCAGGATATGAGCTCCCTGAGGATAGGGATCTTTGGTTCACTGCTATATCTCAAACAGGTACAAAAAGGTCTGGCCCACAGCAGGCACTCagtcaatatttgctgaatgcttGTGGAATGCCAGCCTCAGTGCTTAGGCTGGAGGTGTGTTAGTAGACCTGGGGGTCAGCTTGTTGCCCAGATTAAAGGTCCATCTGGGCGCTCAGCCTTTCACACCAATGACCACCACAGGCTCCCCCTGAAACACCTTCTCCATTCCCCTGTTGCCTTAAATGTGCTCATTCCTTGAAGTACCTTCCTCAGAGACACATCTGCTCTCCTGGCTTCATCTGTACCCTTTCAAGATGCCCAAACTGCCCCATATTCAATCCGGGGTCTTTGCTGTACTCTGGGCCCACCTACTCTAACTCTGACCTCCATGAACTCCAAATCACTCCTCACTGGGCACCCAGAGGGGGCTGGTCAGATCACCTCAAATCTCCTTACTAAGATGTTGATGCAGTGACCTTCCCTCACCCAGGGAAGTTCCTCTTCCTGACTTCTTGAATTCTGCCCATCAGGCAGAGGATGTCCCTGTCACATGGGCAGGAAACCTCCTAGTCATTTATGACTGCTCCCTCTTCTTCCCTGGGCAGAGCCATTAGCTACCAAGTCCTACCTGAGTAACATCTGTCACCTATTCAAGCTTAACTCCCCATCTTGGTCCCCAGAAAGCATGTCTCCCACAGGCAAGCCCAGGTCATGTCTGGGGACTCAATAACTTCTCATTGAATGGAGAAGAAGGCAGGGTGTTAGAATGGATTAGGAGTGAGGAGACCTGGGTTCTTGAATTGGGTAAGTCTTTTCTCTCTccgagcctcagcttccccatttgGAAAATCATCAGGTTGGACTTGATAATCTCTAAGGACCCTTGCTTCTTACTTCTGCCATCTATTGATGTATAAAACACTTGCTGAAATGTTCCACTTCTGGAAATAACAAACCCACCTGCGTTTTTCTCATCCTCATGTTGACCGAGTTATAATTCTCATCAGCTTCCTCCTTCTGAGGCTCTATGGCTGTGGGAAGACACAAGGGTATTGCTGGGGTCGGGGTTTGACCTGTGGCTTCTGAAAATTGTCTGCGGACCAGAACACAAGGCCAGAACTATACCCTACCCATACAACAGAGAGGTGCTTATCTCCAtaggtttttttggggggtgggagtgGTATAATTTATCATAAAATGACTAATTCTGAACCTTTAGCAGGAGAaaggttatatttttctttgcagtACATCAGAGAATTCTCACAGGTATGCAGAGAGCTCCTAACAAAAGTCCCATCTGCCTGCCCAAAGAATGCACACTGGGCAGCAAAAATAGTAGGAGTAAATGGTTTCATTACAAAtaaaggaaccagagaggaagaCATCTGCCATGGAAAGTACTATAAACTGGAAGCTAGATTCTAGGTCTaggcctgctgtgtgacctggataTATCTCTGGCCTCTCTGGGTCACACACTCCCCATAAACCAGGAGCTGGGCAGAACCAGAGGGAAGGATCTGTCTGAGGTCCTCCGAGCTGGAGCTCACCCTTCAGCTCGGCGCGGATCTCCCTCCCCAGCTGTTTGATCTCGTCGCGCAGGTTCTGCAGGTCCTGCTTCATGCCTGAACAAGAGAAAGCCATGACTCTCAAACAGCATCCCCTACCTCAACAAATCTCCCTGACCACTACCTGGGTGGAACTACAAACCCCACAATCCCTCTGGCTGAGCACGTGTTCTGCACCCGGGGTTTCACTCACTCTCCTCGGGAAGGGGCGTGGCCAGGATGGTGACCTGCTGCTTCTCCAACTCTCGGACTTTATTCTCTAGCTTGACAATAGCCTGCCGAATTGTCCGGACCTGGGGAGGGTGACCGAGAGGGCTGAAGGAGATATAGGCGTACTCCCGACCGCACTGCTCCTCAGGTCTTCCAGCTCCCTCGTGAATCCGGGCCGAGACTCCAGGCTCTTACCTTCTGGAAGAACTCATCGTCCGGGCTCCCCAGCCGTGCCGTGCCCGGCTGTACCACCAGCGCGACCCGTTCCTTGTCCTCATCGTCCGAGCTGTCATCCCCCTGCCAGGGCCGGGGTCACTGGCATCACTTCCTTGCTGTAGCTCTCTTCCCACAGGACTCACGGGCTTCCGGGTCTTTCCTTCCTAGCCCTCAACCACCCCTCCTTGCCCCAAAGACCAGGAGTCCTGCATTTCATCCAGACCCCACTCTGTCCGCCCGTCCCCAACCCTGCTGCCCCGACTTCTCACCTGCCTCAGTTCGTGGGTCCTGTCCCGCATGGCGGCCTGAGCTCGCTCTCCCCGGCGCCGGAGCCGCGAGGGCCTCAGGATTCTAAGTTTGGAACTCCGGTGCCTCCCTGGCACTCTGACACCCGGCTCCACCCTCACCCCGCGGACCCGAAAACCTCCCACGAGCCGCCAGAGGCTCTGTCCCTGGCACTATCCACAGTCAATGGGAAGGAAGCGACCTCTGGGATCCCCAAGGTTTCACAGATCGGAATTCCCTTTTCTTCCCCCCCCCAGCTCCCGCTCCCTTGGCCTCGGCCCCGCCCCCCTGGGATGATTCGGGGCATGCGCACCGGGTCGCGTCTCTTCCCCGCCCGAGGGAGAGGCGGAGGTCGGAAGCTGTAGCGCCCCGAACGGAAGCAAATCTGCTAGGAGGTGAGAACCCGCCCCCTCCACCGGAACTGTCGCGTCTTCCAACGGAAATCTAGTTGCCAAAAGGGGTGGGAATGCGTCATTTGTACGTAATATGAGAGGCCCTGCATCTCACATCACCCCATGGTCCCCGGTCGCGTCACGTGACTGGCCTGGTCCCAGCCTCGCGGACCACAGAACGTGACGCTTTGACTGTCACGTGTCTTGGCTCTGTCAACTCTGTCTCTGAAACATCCTTCTGCCCACGACGTCCGCGGCAACCCGGCGGCCAAGCTACGCCCCTCCAGCCCCACGAGGCGTGGAGGGGGCGCTATGCTCAGAGACCTTTTGAGGCAGTGGGTGGTAGGACCCTTGCTGAattcagctttattttctttggcgTCCAGAGGCGTGGGCAGACTCACGACTTAGAATTTGGGGTTGTCATCATCGTGGGACcttgaaatttagaaaataatacgATCAGGCGTCGGAGAATTGCAGGGTTTCGTAAGCATAAAATCTGGGGGTGGGAAGTGACGTCACCCAAGGCAGAAATCTCTTCTCCCGCATGCTTCTGGCGCAGCTTCTGACAGGTGGGCGGCTGGCACCCTGCTTGAACACTGCGGTCCCGCTGCACTCATCACCTTCTGAGCGGTGAGAGCATTTCAGGGCAGCTCAGACTGAGAAAAGTCTCTGTATTATATTGAGCAGTTGCCACttacacacccccccccccccccccccccccccgccccaacctTGTACCTAGGTCTCGCCTCTGGAGTCCACGGAAAATTCTGCACACATTCCACGTTATAGAAGACCGTGAGCTCTTGAGGTCAGGGTATGACTGTCTTGTTCTTACctgaatccccagcacctggttcaatacctagcacatagtaggtccttaataaatatttgtgaacagAATTTTAGCCTTTCATGTATCTGAAGATAAAGCTCATGGTTCCCTAAGTCTTCTTTTTTAGGCTTCAGGCTCTCATGATGAGACTCCGCTAACCCTGGCCCTCTagccgttcattcattcaatggatATTTATTGGGCACATACTATGGGCCCGACACTGTTCTAGGGGCCAGAGATACATTAGGGCCTAACAGGCGAAAATGTCTTGCACTTGCGGAACTTTTTTTCTATAGAAAGAGTCCTCAAGGCCACTCGGTGAGTCTCAGCATAGCCGGAATGGATATCAGGTGTCCTAGATCCCAGGGCTCTTTCCAGTGTACTTATAGGAAGATTCAAGCAAGGGAAGGAATAGTTCCTCTCTAGTATGCCCTGGTAAGGAAACCTAGATTCCTGTGACTGAGTTGCAATGGAATTCTGGAAAGTCATTTCTTATCTCTGGGCCTTGATCTTCAAGGGCCAGATATATACAATGGGTGGCAGTAGGCGGATGGTGAGATAATCTTTATGGGTATTCCCTGCTTAAAATTCAATGATTATGAAGTTAGAAACTGTCAAGTGCTGTCTGATTCTATGTGAACAGCTTtggtctttctcttccctttagaATCCAGCTCGCCTGGGGGTGGGAATGAAGGAGTGAGGATGTGCTGCCCTGATCAATCCACAGGAGGAATGAAGGGTTGAATGAAGGGTTCAGAAGGCCAAACCGTGCCCCATGGGGTCCCCTGGATATCTTAAGGAAGGATTTCTCTGCTCTTGGATCTTCCATGTTAgcctctgcctccctgcccccctcccttctttctctctctgtctctgtctctgtctctgtctgtctccctcatctCTGTCTTTCTGAGTGACACAGTGGAAGGGCTTTTGGACATCTCACTCCTAATCCTGGATGTGATCTTGAGTAATTCATTGCTCCTCTCTGGGACTTAATTTCTCCATTTGACAACTTGGTCTGGTAATTTCTGCCTTGCCTAAGGTAAGAACTGAACAATATCAAGTGAGATCAGGAAGAATTTGGAAGGGTCTTGTAAACTGTTGAGAGTTCCTCCCTCTGCGAGCTTTTCCTACTGTGGGTTCCAGCTCTCTCTGGGCCTTCCAGTCCcacctgcctctctctgtttcttggcCTTTTGATGACTTTCCTTCTTGGTTCCCAGCTATCTCAAGTTCTTTGTGTCTTTGTGAAATTTCCCAGGATTatgatatttatcattttatttgtgGTCTCTGGGTGGGATTACAGGACTTTGGATGGTGGCTTAAGGTCACAGGAAAGTAGGCTGAAAGCCTCATGGAGTGGTGTGTGGAGGGGCTGGACAGCAGGGACcatcttgggagaatggctctgTGGATGGAGATCTCCAGAACTGAGCCCTTATCTCTATTTCCTGGTCCTGTTTCACTCCTCTCAGACCCTCGGAGCAGGCTTGAAGTGTGTAAGTATACTGGGTCTTAGATGTCTGGGTGttgccggggcggggggggggtgtggggggtggggcggtGCGCGTATTTTCCTTTCAGTCTGTGTGAAGGTTGGGCCCTACCTGGTCCTGAGGCGTGCACCTGCTAACACTGGAGCTGATGACTtgggttggaatcccagctcATTCACCTACTGTATAACTCCATaatgcaagttacttaacctctctatgcctctgttccctcatctgaaaagtgaGAACAGTAACAGTACCAACCTCAGAGGGttactgtaaggattaaatgagatgatatatgtaaagtgaatagaacagtgcctggtatggaATAAGTGCCATATAAGTGTTTGTTGCAATTATTTGgcagtaatgatgatgatgattaccCTGAGGGTGTCCGAAGCCCCACTGTCTGCCAGGGATTTCACTCTGCTGCTTGTCTgggctcttccttcccttttccatcTCCTGAGCCCCACTGTGCACCAGGTCCTAGGCTAATGACCTTGCCAACTCCTGCACATCTCTCACGTCTTCACTTGGATCTGACACACCATCTATTTTgcgtatttattttatatcttgtcTGTCTTCACCCCTCCTCTCCaccctactagaatgtaagctccaggaggacagggattttcactgctgtatccccagcacctacaacactgcctggcacatagtagctggTCGATAAACATTCATGCAtgaatgaaattatttctttttaatttaatatttatatagcatttactctgtgccaggcaccaatataagcactttataaatatttactcatttaatcctcatatcagTTCTATGAGTCGGTACTATTactgccctcattttacagagggggaaactgaggcacagagatgttaagtaacttgcccaaagttacacactAGTAAATGAgacagctggaatttgaacccagagagTGGAGCTccagagtctatgctcttaaccacGACACTGTGACCCAAGGAAAACACCAGCCAGGAGTGGCTCCCCATGTCCCACCCACCTTTGGGGACTTTCTGCTAACTGTTGATGCCCTGCTTTAGATCATCTCGGGGTAGGAGGGAACAGACtgagcctctctccttccccGTCACAGGGTCTCTCTTTCACACCTGCTGGGTTGGGGCTGACTGCTGGGGAGGTTGTTGGTCCTCCTCCCTCTCATTGTTTGCTGTGTCCCTGGAAGCCAAAGCTATCCATGCATAGACACCATGTAAAGGGCGTCTGTTCAGCGTACAAGTGTCTCTGAGGCTATTTTTGTGCCAAGTCCCAAAGGCCACAGAGATGAAGCCCCCACAACTCTCTCCTCATGATGTCTTTTGGGCCTGACCTTGATCACTCCCTAGGGTTCCATCTGAGAACCTCTCCTCTTCAAACTCTACACACACTCTTGTGGCTTTAACTGGCATCCATATGCTGGCTCCAAAATCCCTATCTCCGACCCCAAATTTGCTCCTCAGCTCCAGACCCCTGAATTCACTTGCCTCCTGGACATCCCCTCCTGGAGGTCCCACAGGCATCTTAAACTCAACGTGTCCCAAACAGGATGCATTATCTCCCCCTGAGAATCTCCTAAATCAGCTTTTGTTCCTCCTGTTTCCTCTCCACAGGGGTGACACCAGGTCACCCATGTCATAGCCTTGACCTTGAATTTCATGCTAACAGTGATGGGTCACACAATTTGTCAGAATAAACTCCataaaaatactagaagaaaatatgggcaaaatCCTTTATAACTGTTGGAGTGAGGAAGGCCTTTCCAACTGCAACTTAAAATTCAGaagctataaaatgaaaaattaatacatGTATCTACATGAAAAACTTTTGCTTGGTAAAAACATCaaagcaaaatcaaaagacaaacaacaaactgggagacaatatttgcagtTCTTATCACATACAAAGGGCTAATCTCCCTACTGTTTAAAGAGCTCCCAC encodes the following:
- the STX4 gene encoding syntaxin-4 isoform X2, with the translated sequence MRDRTHELRQGDDSSDDEDKERVALVVQPGTARLGSPDDEFFQKVRTIRQAIVKLENKVRELEKQQVTILATPLPEESMKQDLQNLRDEIKQLGREIRAELKAIEPQKEEADENYNSVNMRMRKTQHGVLSQQFVELINKCNSMQSEYREKNVERIRRQLKITNAGMVSDEELEQMLDSGQSEVFVSNILKDTQVTRQALNEISARHSEIQQLERSIRELHEIFTFLATEVEMQGEMINRIEKNILSSADYVERGQEHVKMTLESQKKARKKKFLIAICVSITVLILLVIIVISTLV
- the STX4 gene encoding syntaxin-4 isoform X4, with protein sequence MRDRTHELRQGDDSSDDEDKERVALVVQPGTARLGSPDDEFFQKVRTIRQAIVKLENKVRELEKQQVTILATPLPEESMKQDLQNLRDEIKQLGREIRAELKAIEPQKEEADENYNSVNMRMRKTQHGVLSQQFVELINKCNSMQSEYREKNVERIRRQLKITNAGMVSDEELEQMLDSGQSEVFVSNILKDTQVTRQALNEISARHSEIQQLERSIRELHEIFTFLATEVEMQGEMINRIEKNILSSADYVERGQEHVKMTLESQKKARKSLDQEKPHLHLI
- the STX4 gene encoding syntaxin-4 isoform X1 → MRDRTHELRQGDDSSDDEDKERVALVVQPGTARLGSPDDEFFQKVRTIRQAIVKLENKVRELEKQQVTILATPLPEESMKQDLQNLRDEIKQLGREIRAELKAIEPQKEEADENYNSVNMRMRKTQHGVLSQQFVELINKCNSMQSEYREKNVERIRRQLKITNAGMVSDEELEQMLDSGQSEVFVSNILKDTQVTRQALNEISARHSEIQQLERSIRELHEIFTFLATEVEMQGEMINRIEKNILSSADYVERGQEHVKMTLESQKKARKAPAAGVAAAPSSLARLAAVPPAFAAECGAYTWVLV
- the STX4 gene encoding syntaxin-4 isoform X3 is translated as MRDRTHELRQGDDSSDDEDKERVALVVQPGTARLGSPDDEFFQKVRTIRQAIVKLENKVRELEKQQVTILATPLPEESMKQDLQNLRDEIKQLGREIRAELKAIEPQKEEADENYNSVNMRMRKTQHGVLSQQFVELINKCNSMQSEYREKNVERIRRQLKITNAGMVSDEELEQMLDSGQSEVFVSNILKDTQVTRQALNEISARHSEIQQLERSIRELHEIFTFLATEVEMQGEMINRIEKNILSSADYVERGQEHVKMTLESQKKARKVHGWEELCSRMEYT